The DNA region GCAAAAGCTTTCATCAAGGCGACACCGAGGTCGCTGTTCTTAAAGGTTTGAACGTCAGTATTGAGCCTGGGCAGATTGTTTCAATTGTTGGGCAGTCTGGTAGTGGTAAATCCACTTTGCTATCCATCCTTGCGGGGTTGGAGCGTGCTGATCGTGGGGAGATTCGTGTGGATAACGTGAATCTGGCACCGATGTCTGAGCAGCAACTGACTCTATTCCGCGCTCAGAATATTTCAATCGTGTTTCAGCAGTATCATTTGATTGCGCATTTGACGGCGTTGGAAAACGTGGCTTTGGCCCTTGAAATTCTAAAAATGGAAAATCCCAAAGAGCGTGCTGAAGAGGCTTTGCGTGAGTTGGGGTTGGGACATCGTCTGAATCACTTCCCAAGTCAGCTCAGTGGTGGAGAATGTCAGCGTGTGGCGATTGCCCGTGCTTTGGTTGTAAAGCCCAAGATTTTGCTGGCGGATGAACCAAGCGGGAATCTGGATACCCATACCGGCGACAAAGTGATGGATGTGTTCTTTGATATCGTTCGCAAGCATA from Bdellovibrio sp. GT3 includes:
- a CDS encoding ABC transporter ATP-binding protein, which gives rise to MSLTLQDIRKSFHQGDTEVAVLKGLNVSIEPGQIVSIVGQSGSGKSTLLSILAGLERADRGEIRVDNVNLAPMSEQQLTLFRAQNISIVFQQYHLIAHLTALENVALALEILKMENPKERAEEALRELGLGHRLNHFPSQLSGGECQRVAIARALVVKPKILLADEPSGNLDTHTGDKVMDVFFDIVRKHKITTILVTHSESLAKRCQRILRLEEGVLKDQ